One stretch of Bremerella cremea DNA includes these proteins:
- a CDS encoding glycosyltransferase family 61 protein, whose product MPRFQKIGLEKLGAEWHGWLRERYYAAFGVPAPTVEMDSRQWAASRPGLGQWIEVSPPRAEIISPRKIEGAVDELSPHLKSQSLDRRHRYLEEIHPVGEYHFDSEYVVSIERGRVVGRTVAVITPDNCNLTDVGKIQFKSQGPHGRWNYRGGLPQPMRFRGKLGVLSYSVCGMNFFHFLVECLPKLRLFEEAGIEIDQFYAPYQHRYAKQLLELFGVGSEQVIPEAAGRHLLPDQLVACSPISFPRREARQFLFERMAQQPWSQVASGKRKRIYISRAKAGWRKVLNEDQVMAMLARHGFQRYFLEDLNVREQIQLFQQAEMIVGPHGAGLANIVFTPPGAKVIEIGTVYRPFGYFHRLCTQCDHDMVWFLGQAVQGTRKEESHIVVDVAQLEGCLAQQPSRYLVAA is encoded by the coding sequence ATGCCACGATTTCAGAAAATAGGGCTCGAGAAGCTGGGAGCAGAATGGCATGGCTGGCTCCGCGAGCGCTACTACGCCGCGTTCGGGGTGCCTGCTCCGACCGTGGAAATGGATTCTCGCCAATGGGCAGCTAGCCGACCAGGGCTAGGCCAATGGATCGAAGTATCGCCTCCTCGCGCCGAGATTATCTCGCCCCGCAAGATTGAAGGAGCCGTTGACGAGCTTTCACCCCACTTAAAAAGTCAGTCGTTAGATAGACGCCATCGATATCTGGAAGAGATCCATCCGGTCGGCGAGTATCATTTCGACTCGGAATATGTTGTATCGATCGAGCGGGGTAGGGTAGTAGGGCGAACCGTCGCCGTGATCACGCCGGATAACTGCAACCTTACCGATGTCGGAAAAATTCAATTTAAAAGCCAAGGCCCGCACGGACGTTGGAATTATCGCGGAGGGCTGCCGCAACCCATGCGTTTTCGCGGCAAGCTGGGCGTGCTTTCTTATTCGGTGTGCGGAATGAACTTCTTTCATTTCCTGGTGGAATGTTTGCCCAAGCTGCGTCTGTTTGAAGAAGCAGGAATCGAGATCGACCAGTTTTACGCCCCTTATCAACACCGCTATGCCAAACAACTGTTAGAACTTTTTGGGGTAGGAAGCGAGCAGGTTATTCCCGAGGCCGCTGGTCGGCATCTCTTGCCGGATCAGCTTGTGGCTTGTTCGCCGATTAGTTTTCCTCGAAGAGAAGCTCGCCAGTTTTTATTCGAGCGGATGGCCCAGCAACCGTGGTCTCAAGTTGCAAGTGGGAAAAGAAAACGCATCTATATCTCGCGGGCCAAGGCGGGCTGGCGGAAAGTGCTGAATGAAGACCAAGTGATGGCGATGCTTGCTCGTCATGGTTTTCAGCGATACTTTCTGGAAGACCTAAACGTGCGAGAGCAGATTCAGTTATTTCAGCAAGCCGAAATGATTGTCGGTCCACATGGGGCTGGGCTGGCCAATATCGTATTCACCCCGCCTGGTGCGAAGGTGATTGAAATAGGGACAGTCTATCGGCCCTTCGGTTATTTTCATCGTTTGTGTACCCAGTGCGATCACGACATGGTGTGGTTCCTTGGCCAGGCAGTGCAGGGGACGCGCAAAGAAGAATCGCACATCGTGGTAGATGTTGCGCAATTGGAAGGTTGTCTGGCGCAACAGCCTAGTCGCTATTTAGTTGCGGCATGA
- a CDS encoding glycosyltransferase family 61 protein produces MSRVRALLFRYQGMAPPAKVCAADDWIVWRPTLGSIKPLDPPEWISVPARQVFGSQDEIAGHLSALPETTRTEFERLLFGHADYTVDEGRMIHMKSPYVFGRNVAVITSEGEYNLEDLGTLRFANASPPDAANYVGHLPRPRKLSGSLGVLAFGACSGNYYHFLIDCLPKLRHLEMAGARIDRYYAPFRYDFNRQLFKLWGIPASRIVPARELSHVTAEDVYVPQPLELPRPADMRYLFETMARQPWNQLDGKPQRRIYISRASARFRRVINEAEVVTTLARQGFQAVQLEGMPLVDQIKLFQQAAIIVAPHGAGLANMVFSPPGATVVEIGTVHRPLPFFQRLSAVCGHRFAWFVARSEKLSEGEANLNVDVRQLETDIEALLQPASVVAPYRSAA; encoded by the coding sequence ATGTCCCGTGTTCGTGCACTGCTGTTTCGTTATCAGGGCATGGCGCCCCCTGCCAAGGTTTGTGCAGCCGACGATTGGATTGTCTGGCGACCCACGTTGGGTAGTATCAAGCCACTTGATCCGCCAGAGTGGATATCTGTACCGGCTCGGCAAGTCTTTGGCTCGCAAGACGAGATTGCCGGCCATCTGTCGGCTCTGCCAGAGACAACGCGAACCGAATTCGAGCGATTGCTTTTTGGTCATGCCGACTACACGGTTGACGAAGGCCGCATGATCCATATGAAGTCGCCCTATGTCTTTGGACGAAATGTTGCCGTGATCACTTCGGAAGGTGAATACAACCTGGAAGATCTCGGCACACTTCGATTTGCCAATGCTTCTCCGCCCGACGCAGCAAACTACGTTGGGCATCTGCCTCGTCCCAGGAAGTTGTCTGGCTCACTTGGTGTCCTGGCGTTTGGGGCGTGCAGTGGGAACTACTATCATTTTCTGATCGATTGCCTGCCGAAGCTGCGTCACCTGGAAATGGCCGGCGCGCGGATCGATCGATATTACGCTCCGTTTCGCTATGACTTCAATCGGCAGCTTTTCAAGTTATGGGGTATTCCCGCCTCACGCATCGTCCCGGCTCGCGAACTAAGTCACGTTACGGCGGAAGATGTTTATGTGCCGCAGCCGCTCGAGTTACCTCGACCGGCAGATATGCGTTACTTGTTTGAAACCATGGCGCGGCAACCATGGAACCAACTCGACGGCAAACCTCAGCGACGGATCTACATTTCTCGTGCGTCGGCAAGATTTCGCCGGGTTATTAACGAAGCCGAGGTTGTCACAACGCTTGCTCGGCAAGGGTTTCAAGCGGTTCAACTGGAAGGGATGCCGCTGGTAGATCAAATCAAGCTCTTTCAGCAAGCGGCTATCATTGTCGCGCCGCATGGGGCTGGGTTAGCAAACATGGTGTTTTCGCCCCCAGGAGCCACCGTGGTTGAGATCGGTACGGTCCATCGTCCACTTCCTTTTTTTCAGCGTTTGAGCGCCGTTTGTGGGCATCGTTTTGCTTGGTTCGTGGCGCGTTCTGAAAAGCTCTCTGAAGGGGAGGCGAACCTCAATGTTGATGTTCGCCAATTAGAAACAGACATCGAAGCACTGCTTCAGCCGGCATCGGTAGTCGCGCCTTATCGAAGCGCGGCATGA
- the rsmG gene encoding 16S rRNA (guanine(527)-N(7))-methyltransferase RsmG, producing the protein MSEDVSPAPESPPSSTLEEALQKYGAPMPEEVREQIQRYVDVLWEINQSLNLTRHTDYDKFVSRDVIDSMALAGQLKPNEEILDMGSGGGVPGILIAIIRPDVRVSLCDSVGKKAKATQEIVERLGLEIPVYHNRAEDVLEDLSFDAVVCRAVAPLRKLLLWLEKHWLSAGRLLAVKGGRWVEEVKEARHHGVTKSVEIRNSYEYETPGNDHPSVIVKVWAKGRKEP; encoded by the coding sequence ATGAGCGAAGACGTTTCGCCAGCTCCTGAATCCCCTCCGAGTAGCACTTTGGAGGAGGCTCTGCAGAAATACGGAGCCCCCATGCCCGAAGAAGTGCGCGAGCAGATCCAACGCTATGTCGATGTGCTGTGGGAGATCAATCAGTCGCTAAATCTGACCCGGCATACCGATTACGACAAGTTTGTCTCGCGCGATGTCATTGATAGCATGGCCTTGGCGGGGCAATTGAAGCCCAACGAGGAAATCCTCGACATGGGCAGCGGTGGCGGAGTTCCCGGGATTTTGATCGCCATTATCCGGCCTGACGTTCGAGTTAGCTTGTGCGATTCGGTCGGCAAGAAAGCCAAAGCCACGCAGGAAATCGTCGAGCGTCTTGGATTAGAGATTCCTGTCTACCACAATCGGGCCGAAGACGTTCTCGAAGACTTGAGCTTCGATGCGGTCGTATGTCGAGCGGTCGCTCCGCTGCGGAAACTGTTGCTCTGGCTCGAAAAGCACTGGCTATCGGCTGGTCGCTTGCTAGCGGTGAAGGGTGGCCGTTGGGTGGAAGAAGTGAAAGAAGCTCGCCACCATGGCGTGACCAAGTCGGTCGAGATTCGTAATTCCTACGAGTACGAAACGCCCGGCAACGATCATCCGAGTGTGATTGTGAAAGTTTGGGCGAAAGGTCGCAAAGAGCCTTGA
- the cysD gene encoding sulfate adenylyltransferase subunit CysD has protein sequence MSGYQITHLKQLEAESIHIIREVAAEFENPVMLYSVGKDSSVMVHLAMKAFYPAKPPFPLMHVDTTWKFKEMINFREEYARKELGLDLIVHINEEGKQLGIDPFEDSVRHTDLMKTVGLKQALDKYKFDAAFGGARRDEEKSRAKERVFSFRDRNHRWDPKNQRPELWSLYNTKVNKGESIRVFPLSNWTELDVWQYIHLENIPIVPLYYSAKRPVVWRNDMWILMDDDRLKLEPGEKVEEKMVRFRTLGCYPLTGAVESEAVTLPDIIQEMLLTTTSERQGRAIDKDQGASMQKKKEEGYF, from the coding sequence ATGTCCGGTTATCAGATAACGCATCTCAAACAGTTGGAAGCGGAAAGCATCCATATCATCCGCGAAGTTGCGGCCGAGTTTGAGAACCCGGTAATGTTGTATTCGGTAGGGAAAGACTCGTCCGTCATGGTCCACTTGGCCATGAAGGCGTTTTATCCCGCCAAACCGCCGTTTCCTTTGATGCATGTCGATACGACGTGGAAGTTCAAGGAAATGATCAACTTCCGCGAAGAATATGCCCGCAAAGAGCTGGGGCTCGATCTGATCGTTCACATCAACGAAGAAGGGAAGCAGCTGGGAATCGACCCGTTCGAGGACAGCGTGCGCCATACCGACTTGATGAAGACCGTCGGCTTGAAGCAGGCGTTAGATAAATACAAGTTCGATGCCGCGTTTGGTGGGGCTCGCCGTGACGAAGAGAAGTCGCGGGCCAAGGAACGTGTCTTTTCTTTCCGCGATCGCAATCACCGCTGGGATCCCAAGAATCAGCGGCCAGAGTTGTGGAGTTTGTACAACACCAAGGTCAACAAAGGGGAAAGCATCCGTGTGTTTCCTTTGTCGAACTGGACAGAACTCGACGTCTGGCAATACATCCATCTCGAGAACATTCCGATCGTCCCGTTGTACTACTCGGCCAAACGCCCCGTGGTGTGGCGTAACGATATGTGGATTTTGATGGACGACGACCGCCTCAAGCTCGAGCCGGGCGAAAAGGTAGAAGAAAAGATGGTCCGCTTCCGCACGTTGGGCTGTTACCCTCTGACCGGTGCCGTCGAATCGGAAGCGGTCACGCTACCAGATATCATCCAAGAGATGCTGCTCACCACGACCTCGGAACGTCAGGGCCGCGCGATCGATAAAGATCAGGGCGCCTCGATGCAGAAGAAGAAGGAAGAAGGGTATTTTTAA
- the cysN gene encoding sulfate adenylyltransferase subunit CysN — translation MSHKSDLIATDIHAYLAQHEKKELLRFITCGSVDDGKSTLLGKLLIESKAAYEDQLAAIEKDSATHGTVAGEIDPALLTDGLKEEREQGITIDVAYRYFSTAKRKFIVADTPGHEQYTRNMATGASTADLAIILIDARQGVLTQTKRHSFITSLLGIRHILVAINKMDLVDYSQEVYEKIKQDYVDFAAKMSADDVHFIPLSALKGDNLVEKSERMPWYEGATLMHMLENLYIGSDRNLQDFRFPVQLVNRPDLNFRGFCGTVSSGTIRPGEEVMVMPSKKTSKVKRIVTMDGDLEEAYPPMSVTLTFEDEIDCSRGDMIVRPGNRPKVDSNFGAMVVWMAEEPLVPGKQYFVKHATKMLTGTVSRLRYNVDVNTLHRQDTPALKLNEIGRCSVKLSQPVCFDPYAKNKTTGAFILIDYMTNRTVGAGMIIDRDASDQDELWDVEGDQSLQASKGNVSAEERAARFGQKPATLLLTGLTGAGKTTIAYALERRLFDEGKTSIVLDGQNLRHGISKDLGYTAEHRSENLRRGSEIARMLNDSGVLCIAAFLAPNAEVRAKAAEVIGKDRFLTVHLSAPVEVCRQRDDSGIYAKADSGEIANFPGVSYEYEAPSNADLVLPTHEMQVEQCVDKIYQLLQERGLID, via the coding sequence ATGTCTCACAAATCTGATCTGATCGCGACCGACATTCATGCTTATCTTGCTCAGCACGAGAAGAAAGAACTGTTGCGTTTTATCACGTGCGGTAGCGTTGACGACGGCAAAAGCACGCTGCTGGGTAAGTTGTTGATCGAGTCGAAAGCGGCTTACGAAGATCAGTTGGCAGCAATCGAGAAAGACTCGGCCACGCACGGAACCGTCGCCGGCGAGATCGATCCGGCGCTGCTGACCGACGGTCTCAAAGAAGAACGCGAGCAAGGTATCACCATCGACGTGGCCTATCGTTACTTCTCGACCGCAAAACGCAAATTCATTGTGGCCGATACGCCCGGGCACGAGCAGTACACTCGCAACATGGCCACCGGGGCTTCAACCGCCGACTTGGCGATCATTCTGATCGACGCCCGCCAAGGTGTGTTGACCCAAACCAAACGCCACAGCTTCATCACTTCGCTGTTGGGGATTCGCCATATTCTGGTCGCGATCAACAAGATGGACCTAGTCGATTACAGCCAGGAAGTCTACGAGAAGATCAAGCAAGATTACGTCGACTTCGCGGCGAAGATGTCGGCCGACGATGTCCACTTCATCCCGCTTTCGGCGCTTAAAGGGGACAACTTGGTCGAGAAGAGCGAACGCATGCCGTGGTACGAAGGTGCCACACTGATGCACATGCTCGAGAACCTTTACATCGGTTCCGACCGAAACTTGCAAGACTTCCGCTTCCCGGTCCAGTTGGTTAATCGCCCTGACTTAAACTTCCGCGGTTTCTGCGGTACGGTCTCGTCCGGCACGATTCGTCCCGGCGAAGAAGTGATGGTCATGCCTTCGAAGAAGACCAGCAAGGTCAAGCGAATCGTGACCATGGATGGCGACCTGGAAGAAGCCTATCCGCCGATGTCGGTCACGCTTACCTTCGAGGACGAAATCGATTGCAGCCGTGGCGATATGATTGTCCGCCCTGGCAATCGCCCCAAGGTCGATAGCAATTTCGGCGCTATGGTGGTTTGGATGGCGGAAGAGCCGCTCGTGCCGGGCAAGCAATATTTCGTCAAGCATGCCACCAAGATGTTGACCGGAACGGTCTCGCGGTTACGCTACAACGTCGATGTCAACACGCTGCATCGGCAAGATACCCCAGCCCTGAAGCTGAACGAAATTGGTCGCTGCTCGGTCAAGCTGAGCCAGCCGGTGTGCTTCGACCCCTATGCGAAGAATAAGACAACCGGCGCTTTCATTCTCATCGATTACATGACCAACCGCACCGTAGGTGCCGGCATGATCATCGATCGCGATGCCAGCGACCAGGACGAGCTATGGGATGTCGAAGGTGACCAGTCGCTGCAAGCCTCGAAGGGGAATGTTTCTGCTGAGGAACGAGCCGCTCGTTTCGGTCAGAAACCTGCCACGCTGCTGTTGACCGGTCTGACCGGCGCCGGCAAGACGACCATCGCTTACGCTTTGGAACGTCGCTTGTTCGACGAAGGCAAGACGAGCATCGTCCTCGATGGTCAGAACCTGCGGCACGGCATCAGTAAAGATCTAGGCTATACCGCCGAGCATCGCAGCGAGAACCTCCGCCGAGGAAGCGAAATTGCCCGCATGTTGAACGATTCTGGCGTGCTATGCATCGCGGCCTTCTTGGCCCCCAATGCTGAAGTGCGGGCCAAAGCTGCCGAAGTCATTGGTAAAGATCGCTTCCTCACGGTTCATCTGTCGGCACCGGTCGAGGTTTGCCGTCAGCGGGACGATTCCGGCATCTACGCCAAGGCCGATAGTGGCGAGATTGCTAATTTCCCTGGCGTCAGCTACGAATACGAAGCGCCGAGCAATGCCGACCTGGTTTTGCCCACGCACGAAATGCAAGTCGAGCAGTGCGTCGACAAGATTTATCAGCTCTTGCAAGAACGCGGTTTGATCGATTGA
- the map gene encoding type I methionyl aminopeptidase yields the protein MLHGRRHLQLVDSERDAMRVACQFNSELMDYIRPFVKAGTKTIELDRLVHAYTMDHGHTPACLNYQGYPKSCCISVNEVICHGIPDNYELKDGDIVNVDLTSIVEGWHGDQSETFLIGEVSPEAKQVTQCAFDCLYLAIDAIYPDCRVSEIGRVIVEEAKKYQFGVVEEFVGHGLGRRFHQDPSIPHVPTRAAHSVRLMPGVCFTIEPMINVGGAATQLDPNDGWTVRTRDRSLSAQFEHTILMTENGPEILSLTKDGPQKGHKF from the coding sequence ATGCTTCACGGACGTCGTCATCTTCAACTGGTTGATTCCGAACGAGACGCCATGCGGGTTGCTTGTCAGTTCAATTCCGAACTGATGGACTACATCCGTCCTTTTGTGAAGGCAGGCACCAAAACGATCGAGCTCGATCGGCTGGTTCACGCCTACACCATGGACCATGGTCATACGCCTGCCTGTTTAAATTACCAAGGGTATCCGAAGAGCTGCTGTATCAGCGTGAACGAAGTGATTTGTCACGGAATTCCCGACAATTACGAACTGAAAGATGGCGACATTGTGAATGTCGACCTGACTTCGATTGTCGAGGGATGGCACGGCGACCAGTCGGAAACGTTCCTGATTGGGGAAGTCAGCCCAGAAGCGAAGCAGGTGACGCAGTGCGCGTTTGATTGCTTGTACCTGGCGATCGACGCGATCTATCCCGATTGTCGTGTTTCGGAAATCGGACGCGTGATTGTCGAAGAAGCGAAAAAGTACCAATTTGGCGTGGTTGAAGAATTCGTCGGTCACGGCTTGGGACGCCGTTTCCACCAAGATCCCTCCATTCCTCACGTCCCCACCCGTGCGGCTCACTCGGTCCGTTTAATGCCAGGCGTGTGCTTTACGATTGAACCGATGATCAACGTTGGCGGCGCCGCAACCCAGCTCGATCCAAATGACGGCTGGACCGTTCGCACGCGCGATCGTAGCCTGAGCGCGCAGTTCGAGCACACGATTCTGATGACCGAGAACGGCCCTGAGATCTTGTCGCTAACCAAAGATGGCCCGCAGAAAGGGCACAAGTTTTAA